Proteins encoded within one genomic window of Anopheles gambiae chromosome 3, idAnoGambNW_F1_1, whole genome shotgun sequence:
- the LOC133393309 gene encoding uncharacterized protein LOC133393309 — MKFALVLLALFAVVCICQAYPQPAEDANAQGAQASQGAQASQGAQGQEQASSSKSEAEIIAELKANPKGRFWGALASIVGNLVVNWINRG; from the coding sequence ATGAAGTTCGCTCTTGTTCTGCTTGCCCTGTTCGCGGTGGTGTGCATCTGCCAGGCTTACCCACAGCCTGCCGAGGATGCGAACGCTCAGGGAGCACAGGCATCCCAAGGAGCTCAGGCATCTCAGGGAGCTCAGGGACAGGAGCAGGCTTCTAGTTCCAAGTCCGAGGCCGAGATCATCGCTGAGCTGAAAGCCAACCCGAAGGGACGCTTTTGGGGAGCGCTTGCTAGTATCGTTGGTAACCTCGTTGTAAACTGGATCAACCGTGGATAA